In Aegilops tauschii subsp. strangulata cultivar AL8/78 chromosome 3, Aet v6.0, whole genome shotgun sequence, one genomic interval encodes:
- the LOC109780543 gene encoding thioredoxin-like fold domain-containing protein MRL7 homolog, chloroplastic: MLRLPALLPLKPSAPATGLNPTRRSHGHRGPKRLLASSATPPPQPPPPARRTPSPTTAPKPFKREPRAGPQNPEGATAEFPTTKPRKPRRGRRSEAAAVEDFVRDRLEQVFASIQERDPEVLQGKGDILKPKEEEELASGEKPGEEDGEQKTVVEEEDPSWPLDADVGWGVRASEYFDKHSIKNVTVDGVEIDWEGEVDRGWVKEINCLEWESFAFHPSPLIVLVFERYNRAADNWRFLQELEKATKVYWDTKDRLPPRTVKIDLNIERDLAYALQAKECPQLLFLRGNKILYREKEIRTADELVQMIAYFYYNAKRPSCVNPEALAPSF; encoded by the exons ATGCTTCGTCTCCCCGCTCTCCTCCCTCTTAAACCCTCGGCCCCGGCCACCGGCTTAAACCCCACCCGGCGCAGCCATGGCCACCGCGGCCCCAAACGCCTCCTCGCTTCCTCCGCCACGCCGCCgccacagccgccgccgccggcgcgaAGGACTCCCAGTCCAACCACGGCCCCGAAACCCTTTAAGCGCGAACCCCGCGCCGGCCCCCAGAATCCCGAAGGCGCCACCGCGGAGTTCCCCACAACGAAGCCCCGCAAACCACGCCGCGGTCGCCGAAGCGAGGCGGCCGCCGTGGAGGACTTCGTCCGCGACCGCCTCGAGCAGGTCTTCGCCTCCATCCAGGAGCGCGACCCCGAGGTCCTCCAAGGCAAAGGCGACATCCTGAAGccaaaggaggaggaggagctggcTTCCGGCGAGAAGCCCGGGGAGGAAGACGGGGAGCAGAAGacggtggtggaggaggaggacccGAGCTGGCCACTGGACGCCGACGTCGGGTGGGGGGTCCGAGCGTCGGAGTACTTCGACAAGCACTCCATCAAGAACGTGACGGTGGACGGCGTGGAGATCGATTGGGAAGGAGAGGTCGACCGGGGCTGGGTCAAGGAGATCAACTGCTTGGAGTGGGAGAGCTTCGCCTTCCACCCCAGCCCCCTTATCGTCCTAGTCTTCGAGCGCTACAACAG GGCTGCTGACAATTGGAGGTTTCTTCAAGAATTGGAAAAGGCTACAAAGGTATACTGGGATACAAAAGATCGGCTACCTCCACGG ACTGTGAAGATTGATCTGAATATTGAGAGGGACTTGGCATATGCACTCCAAGCAAAAGAATGCCCGCAATTGCTGTTCTTGAGAGGAAACAAAATCCTATACAGAGAAAAAG AGATAAGAACAGCTGACGAACTAGTTCAAATGATTGCCTATTTCTACTACAATGCAAAGCGGCCATCATGTGTCAATCCCGAAGCCCTTGCTCCTTCATTCTAA
- the LOC109780542 gene encoding uncharacterized protein, protein MPAKEQSVILGTAISQTSLRASSSATPSHSHPARTSTFQRRSMAAVKPACSVPANSADAAKTAAAPEPEQQLLEVAEEEVVIDFKPSSKCRVDLRLRSLHPTLPVAFKVQTSSPLKFLVSPPRGALQPLSTATIRVVLRPQPHAPPSFPRSRADRFLVLSSLSAAQLDSAASVPGGAGVGIGAIRLRVFFGGPYLLRLAADAGDSAAVRLILRRQPHLLPVLNPEAAVPDAEPWAPLHAAAARGDCAEVRRLGQEALAARDKDGRTALHVAAAAGEAEAVAELVDMGADSAAADARGRTPLDVAREKGYKEVVDVLQRWEQVMTAARRGDLRSLEFLLSKRTGLRGRDQYGLTALHVAAIKGHCDAIALLAGSGCMGVECEDVEGHRPLHLAVEGGCADAVDLLLDMGADVHARTKRGATPLQMADTMGYDDISQLLRGRGADEAAAAAGADAQLCIASSSSSSISCA, encoded by the exons ATGCCAGCAAAAGAGCAAAGCGTCATCCTAGGTACAGCCATTAGCCAGACATCACTCCGTGCTTCCAGTTCCGCTACCCCATCCCATTCCCACCCCGCGCGTACAAGCACCTTCCAACGGAGATCGATGGCCGCTGTTAAGCCCGCCTGCTCCGTTCCCGCCAATTCCGCCGACGCAGCCAAAACGGCGGCGGCGCCAGAGCCCGAGCAGCAGCTCCTGGAGGtggcggaggaggaggtggtcatCGACTTCAAGCCCAGCTCCAAGTGCCGCGTGGACCTCCGCCTCCGCTCGCTGCACCCGACGCTCCCCGTCGCCTTCAAGGTCCAGACCTCCTCCCCGCTCAAGTTCCTCGTCAGCCCGCCGCGCGGCGCCCTGCAGCCGCTCTCCACGGCCACCATCCGCGTCGTGCTCCGCCCGCAGCCGCACGCGCCGCCGTCCTTCCCGCGCTCCCGCGCCGACCGCTTCCTCGTCCTCTCCTCCCTCTCCGCCGCGCAACTCGACTCGGCGGCCTCCGTGCCCGGCGGCGCCGGCGTCGGCATCGGCGCTATCCGCCTTCGCGTGTTCTTCGGCGGGCCCTACCTCCTCCGCCTCGCCGCGGACGCCGGGGACTCCGCGGCCGTGCGCCTCATCCTGCGCCGGCAGCCGCACCTCCTGCCGGTCCTCAACCCCGAGGCGGCCGTGCCGGACGCCGAGCCGTGGGCGCCGCTGCACGCGGCTGCCGCGCGGGGCGACTGCGCAGAGGTGAGGAGGCTGGGGCAGGAGGCGCTCGCGGCGCGCGACAAGGACGGCAGGACGGCTCTGCACGTCGCGGCCGCGGCCGGCGAAGCAGAGGCGGTGGCAGAGCTGGTGGACATGGGAGCCGACTCCGCCGCGGCCGACGCTCGCGGGAGGACTCCGCTGGACGTGGCGCGAGAGAAGGGCTAC AAGGAAGTGGTGGACGTGCTGCAGCGGTGGGAGCAGGTGATgacggcggcgaggcggggcgaCCTCCGGAGCCTCGAGTTCCTCCTCAGCAAGCGCACGGGCCTCCGCGGCCGCGACCAGTACGGGCTGACGGCGCTCCACGTGGCCGCCATCAAGGGCCACTGCGACGCCATCGCCCTGCTGGCGGGGTCGGGGTGCATGGGCGTGGAGTGCGAGGACGTGGAAGGGCACCGGCCGctgcacctcgccgtcgagggcGGCTGCGCCGACGCCGTCGACCTGCTGCTCGACATGGGCGCCGACGTCCACGCCAGGACCAAGCGGGGCGCCACGCCGCTCCAGATGGCCGACACCATGGGCTACGACGACATCTCGCAGCTGCTGCGCGGCCGGGGCGccgacgaggcggcggcggcagcaggtGCTGACGCGCAGCTGTGCAtcgcgtcgtcgtcttcctcgTCGATATCCTGTGCATAA